The sequence GTGACCTCTGCATCTTAACGCGGGCGTTCAAAGTTGACGTGTACGGACACTTCCCCGTAGGCTCGGAGCACCGAGCCGCATACACTTCACCTCCCGAGGAGCGACCATGGCCCCCTTCCTGAACCGCCGCGACCTGACCTTTCAACTGTTCGAGGTGCTGCCCACCGCGGACCTTCCCCAGCGCCCACGTTTCGCCGAGCACAGCCGCGAGGTCTACGAGGACGTCCTGAACCTCGCGTACAGCGTCGCCGACCGGTATTTCGCCAACCACGCCCGTGAGGTGGACCTGAACGAACCGCACGTGCAGGGCGGCCGGGTGGTGCTGCCTGCCGCGGTGGGGGAAGCGATGCGCGCCTTCCGGGACGCCGGGTTCTTCGCCGCGCACCACGACGAGGAACTGGGCGGCCTGCAACTGCCCTGGGTGGTCATGCAGGCCGTGCAGGCCCACTTCCAGGCGGCGAACGTGAGCTCCAGCGGCTACCCGTTTCTTACCATCGGGAACGCGAACCTTCAGCGGGTGTTCGCCTCTGCGGAGCAGCAGCGCCGCTTCATGCTGCCGCTGCTTGAAGGCCGCTGGTTCGGCACCATGGCCCTCAGCGAACCGCAGGCCGGGTCCGGCCTGGCAGACATCACCACCACCGCCACACCCCGGGGTGACGGCACGTACGCCATTACCGGCACGAAAATGTGGATCTCAGGCGGCGAACACGAACTCAGCGAGAACATCGTGCATCTCGTTCTGGCCCGCATTGCCGGCGGACCGGCCGGCGTAAAGGGCATCAGCCTGTTCCTGGTGCCCCGCTACCGCGTGGACGAAGACGGCAGTGTGGGTGAGAGCAACCACGTGGTTCTGGCCGGCCTGAACCACAAGATGGGGTACCGCGGCACCACGAACACCCTCCTGAACTTCGGGGAAGGCGGCGAAACCACCGGAGAACTGGTGGGCGAACCAGGGCGGGGCCTCGCGCAGATGTTCCACATGATGAACGAAGCCCGCATCGGGGTGGGCATGGGCGCCGTGATGCTCGGCACCGCCGGGTACCTCGCCAGCCTGGAGTACGCCCGGGAACGCCGTCAGGGCCGACCCGCCAGCAACAAGGACCCGCTCGCGCCGCCCGTGCCGATCATCGCTCACGCCGACGTGCGCCGGATGCTGCTGCGGCAGAAGGCCATCGTGGAGGGCGGACTGGCGCTGGGCCTGTACGCCTCCATGCTCGTGGACGACCAGCACACTGGCCCCGAAGCCGGGCGCGCCGACGCGGGCCTGCTCCTCGACCTGCTGACCCCGATCGTGAAAAGCTGGCCCAGCCGCTACAGCCAGGACGCCCTGAGCGACGCCATTCAGGTGATGGGCGGCGCCGGGTACACCCGCGACTTTCCCGTCGAGATGTACTACCGCGACAACCGCCTCAATCCCATTCACGAGGGCACCGAGGGTATTCAGGGCAACGACCTGCTGGGCCGCAAGGTCACGCAGGCCGGTGGACGCGGCCTTGAGCTCCTGCTGGCCCGCATCCAGGCCGACCTTCAGGCGAGTGAGGCCCTAGGCGGCCTGGACGAGATTCGCGCCGCGCTGGGCACGGCCGTCCGCCAGTCCGGCGCGGCCCTGCAGGCCATCCTGACCCGCGCGCCGGACCTGGGCCCGGACCTGTTCCTGGCCAACGCGAACAGCGCCCTGGAGATGCTGGGGCACACCGTGATCGGCTGGATGTGGCTGCGTCAGGCGACCGTCGCCGCGCGCGCACTGCCCGGCGCGCGCGGCGACGACCCGGCCTTCTACCGCGGCAAGCTGCACGCCGCGCGGTTCTTCGCCACGCACGAACTCCCGAAGGTCCGCGCGCACGCCGAGCTGCTGGCCAGCGCAGACCGCACCACCCTGGACATGCAGCCGGACTGGTTCTGATTCCAGACGGCGAACGGCAGGGCGCGCATCCGGAAGACGGACCGGACGCGCGCCGGCGTCATTTCACCTGTCCTGGGGCAGCTGCTCGTCGGGTGTGGTAGACGCGCGGCGAGCGCGGCGTGCCCTGGTTCTCGCTCTGCCCCACCCTGCAGGTCACCCCGTGCGCAGGCTGCCGGGGGCTC is a genomic window of Deinococcus taeanensis containing:
- a CDS encoding acyl-CoA dehydrogenase, with product MAPFLNRRDLTFQLFEVLPTADLPQRPRFAEHSREVYEDVLNLAYSVADRYFANHAREVDLNEPHVQGGRVVLPAAVGEAMRAFRDAGFFAAHHDEELGGLQLPWVVMQAVQAHFQAANVSSSGYPFLTIGNANLQRVFASAEQQRRFMLPLLEGRWFGTMALSEPQAGSGLADITTTATPRGDGTYAITGTKMWISGGEHELSENIVHLVLARIAGGPAGVKGISLFLVPRYRVDEDGSVGESNHVVLAGLNHKMGYRGTTNTLLNFGEGGETTGELVGEPGRGLAQMFHMMNEARIGVGMGAVMLGTAGYLASLEYARERRQGRPASNKDPLAPPVPIIAHADVRRMLLRQKAIVEGGLALGLYASMLVDDQHTGPEAGRADAGLLLDLLTPIVKSWPSRYSQDALSDAIQVMGGAGYTRDFPVEMYYRDNRLNPIHEGTEGIQGNDLLGRKVTQAGGRGLELLLARIQADLQASEALGGLDEIRAALGTAVRQSGAALQAILTRAPDLGPDLFLANANSALEMLGHTVIGWMWLRQATVAARALPGARGDDPAFYRGKLHAARFFATHELPKVRAHAELLASADRTTLDMQPDWF